The Microbacterium sp. LWO12-1.2 genome includes a window with the following:
- a CDS encoding dehydrogenase produces the protein MSETIDPTKVAASVDDALTSPLHLPHDAAQCPKCFTELQQNRNFWIARPDGSRLVGLVVAREGMPSVVEQRDDLTRFGVPIEGFRHPAPDILESWNDRLSRLISTLRTGDVVVVANIKALGLDADEGARTAAELRRHGIIVKVLSHDARHLADATATH, from the coding sequence ATGAGCGAGACGATCGATCCCACGAAGGTGGCGGCATCCGTCGATGACGCCCTGACGAGCCCGCTGCACCTGCCGCACGACGCGGCGCAGTGCCCCAAGTGCTTCACCGAGCTGCAGCAGAACCGGAACTTCTGGATCGCGCGGCCCGACGGCTCACGCCTGGTCGGCCTCGTCGTCGCCCGCGAGGGGATGCCGTCGGTCGTCGAGCAGCGCGACGACCTCACCCGGTTCGGGGTGCCGATCGAGGGCTTCCGTCACCCGGCACCCGACATCCTGGAGAGCTGGAACGACCGCCTCTCCCGCCTCATCTCGACACTGCGCACCGGTGACGTCGTGGTCGTGGCGAACATCAAGGCACTCGGCCTCGACGCCGATGAGGGTGCTCGCACGGCCGCCGAGCTGCGCCGCCACGGCATCATCGTGAAGGTGCTCAGCCACGACGCGCGGCACCTGGCCGACGCCACCGCGACGCACTAG
- a CDS encoding malate dehydrogenase, with amino-acid sequence MTTTITLTGAGGQIGYALLFRIAAGDLLGPDEKVRLRLLEIPQGLGAAEGAALELQDGAFELLEHVEVTDDVAVGFDGCDLALLVGARPRGPGMERGDLLAANAGIFGPQGAAIAANAAPGVRVTVVGNPANTNALIAAASADGVPAERFTALTRLDENRARAQLSQTLGVPVSTIRRLPIWGNHSATQFPDVSHATVGGQSVTDALEAIVDDVPTWLDETFIPRVAKRGAEIIQVRGSSSVASAANATIEHVRDWVHGTEDWTSAGVVSHGEYGVPEGLVSSFPVRSVDGEWQIVEGLEVSEWARARINASVAELVEERDAVKALGLL; translated from the coding sequence ATGACGACCACGATCACCCTCACCGGCGCCGGCGGACAGATCGGCTACGCACTCCTGTTCCGGATCGCGGCGGGCGACCTGCTCGGCCCCGACGAGAAGGTGCGGCTGCGGCTGCTCGAGATCCCGCAGGGACTCGGTGCGGCGGAAGGCGCAGCGCTCGAACTGCAGGACGGCGCGTTCGAGCTGCTTGAGCACGTGGAGGTGACCGATGACGTCGCCGTCGGTTTCGACGGCTGCGACCTCGCGCTGCTCGTCGGCGCGCGTCCCCGTGGTCCCGGCATGGAGCGTGGCGACCTGCTCGCCGCCAACGCCGGCATCTTCGGCCCTCAGGGGGCGGCGATCGCCGCGAACGCAGCCCCTGGCGTGCGCGTCACCGTGGTCGGCAACCCGGCGAACACGAACGCGCTGATCGCCGCGGCATCCGCTGACGGAGTGCCCGCCGAACGGTTCACCGCCCTCACCCGCCTCGACGAGAACCGTGCACGCGCCCAGCTGTCGCAGACGCTCGGCGTTCCCGTCTCGACGATCCGTCGTCTGCCCATCTGGGGCAACCACTCGGCCACCCAGTTCCCCGACGTCTCGCACGCCACCGTCGGCGGACAGTCCGTCACCGATGCACTCGAGGCCATCGTCGACGACGTCCCGACCTGGCTGGACGAGACGTTCATCCCCCGCGTCGCGAAGCGCGGCGCCGAGATCATCCAGGTGCGCGGTTCGTCGTCCGTCGCCTCCGCCGCGAACGCGACCATCGAGCACGTGCGGGACTGGGTGCACGGCACCGAGGACTGGACGTCGGCCGGGGTCGTCTCGCACGGCGAGTACGGCGTACCCGAGGGCCTGGTCTCGTCGTTCCCTGTCCGCTCCGTCGACGGCGAGTGGCAGATCGTCGAGGGCCTCGAGGTCAGCGAATGGGCCCGTGCCCGCATCAATGCCTCCGTCGCCGAACTGGTCGAGGAGCGCGACGCGGTGAAGGCGCTCGGACTGCTCTGA
- the ypfJ gene encoding KPN_02809 family neutral zinc metallopeptidase, with protein sequence MTFNPDADLSGNTTRRRGRTAAIAGGASVGVLGLIALIAGPLLGIDLTGLLGGVSEPSGDSGSGGSVIENCDTGQDANERVDCRMVGAQVALDAFWADNVDGYRKPTMTVVDGATSTQCGTASNAVGPFYCPPEEGVYVDPTFFQLMQEQFGASAGDLAQLYIVGHEWGHHIQNITGDMQKYPNNGTGPGSNGVRMELQADCYAGAWIGRMTEQTDADGDPYLLAPTEAELTDALNAASTVGDDNIQEQSGAVNPESWTHGSSDQRQYWFANGYENGLNVCAEAFTRSEGDL encoded by the coding sequence ATGACTTTCAACCCCGACGCCGACCTCTCCGGCAACACGACGCGTCGCCGTGGACGCACCGCTGCCATCGCCGGTGGTGCGAGCGTGGGCGTGCTCGGCCTCATCGCGCTCATCGCCGGTCCGCTGCTCGGCATCGACCTCACGGGGTTGCTCGGGGGCGTCTCCGAGCCGAGCGGCGACTCGGGTTCAGGCGGCTCCGTGATCGAGAACTGCGACACGGGCCAGGATGCGAACGAGCGCGTCGACTGCCGGATGGTCGGTGCTCAGGTCGCACTCGACGCGTTCTGGGCCGACAACGTCGACGGCTACCGCAAGCCCACCATGACCGTGGTGGACGGAGCGACCTCGACGCAGTGCGGCACGGCCTCGAATGCCGTGGGTCCGTTCTACTGCCCGCCAGAAGAGGGCGTTTACGTCGACCCGACGTTCTTCCAGCTCATGCAAGAGCAGTTCGGAGCATCCGCAGGCGATCTCGCTCAGCTCTACATCGTGGGCCATGAGTGGGGCCACCACATCCAGAACATCACGGGCGACATGCAGAAGTACCCGAACAACGGGACGGGCCCCGGCAGCAACGGCGTGCGCATGGAGCTGCAGGCCGACTGCTACGCCGGCGCGTGGATCGGACGCATGACGGAGCAGACCGATGCCGACGGTGACCCTTATCTGCTCGCGCCCACCGAGGCGGAGCTGACAGACGCCCTCAACGCGGCCTCCACGGTCGGCGACGACAACATCCAGGAGCAGTCCGGGGCGGTGAACCCCGAGAGCTGGACGCACGGCTCCAGCGACCAGCGTCAGTACTGGTTCGCGAACGGCTACGAGAACGGGTTGAACGTCTGCGCCGAGGCGTTCACACGCAGCGAGGGTGACCTGTAA